The genomic stretch tgatccTAAAACGAATATATGAATTGCAGAAAAAATAAAGGCCGAACTTCTGTGGAtgtacaaaatcaagagaatccAAACCAAAACGAAAAGGATATATTCTTGTTGGATTTGGCGAGGGACTTTACACGATGCGGTCTCGTATTTGGTTTTGATTATGTGGTTTTTCAATAGAAAGCCCAAGTGGACTTTGATTTGGGGATTATTGACTCAGTTAAGAAAGGATAAGGACttgttcaaataattaaaaggaaaggataaagaaagaaaaaaaagatacgTACTCTATCATGCAGAAGTTGTTTTGCGTCCTGCTTGCATATATAATAGCAAGTGATCGTCTTGGCCGAAGATCATCGTTGAAGTGCCGACGTACGAGCACTTGATAGAGGATTTTCTCCATCATCTAGTTCTAAGTGTTGAAGCCAATAGAAATCTTGTATCAaggtttgtgttatttttcttttgcgagATTATTTCGcgaggaattgggggctaaacaccgtGTGTGTTATTTGATATAATTAGGGCATGGGaaacactgagagtgtttgagttactcgagtttgatCTGTAATCTTCATGTATCGTTTGAGCTATAGTGAAATTTGTtactgctctccccgtggacgtaggtctttGCGACCGAACCATGTACATCCGgtgttgatttattttcttgttctgtctatttatcgTATTCCTCACAACATATGCAATGCTCAATACAGTTTGCCACGCCACTTGATATACCGACTTGTGAATTAGTCCTAATGTAGATAGCGTTTCTCTTCTTTCTAACATGGCGGTCTCAGTGTTTTTGATTACTAGGAAAGACCATGGAAGCTCTGGTGTGCATGCTTGCACAAGCGGTAGCATCCTGGTACTTTAACTAATGAGTGCATGGCTTTTTGCTTCTTCAGGACTTCCAGGAAGGAGAAACTGGAAGAAGGCTTCCAAAGTGCGGGCATATTTTCCATTTGGAGTGCTTGGACGCATGGCTCGTCCGGCAAGGCTCGTGCCCTATGTGCAGAGACGATATATGTGAACACGAGAACGCCGACTGTTTCTTGAATAACTTTTGAGTTCCGAGTCGCGAGGAGATTTGAGAGGTCTTCTTTCGACAACTTGTAATATATGCGCGCACTGCAACATCAAGAAGTTGATTTGCGAAATGCTTGGGAGACTACACATTAGGCACAGGATATAGAGTTAACGAATAACTTGACTTTGCTGAGCTAACTTTCATATGCTTTGTAACGCAATCTGCATTGTAGGACACGAAGACATGGACCGACTTCATAGGTCGAATGCGATCTCAAATCATTAAATAATACGAGTTCGAGAAGCAAGCTCTTAATCTAAGAGCAGTGACTGTAAGCTATGATTATAACCTTAAGCAGCACTCTAAGATCACCAAGATTAGGTGCACCAATCACAATAATGGAACAGAAGAATATACGTACCTGATTTGGCATACATCGTTTTTGATGCGGAATATTGACGTTCCAATGTTCAAGAGACTACTCACATCTATCACGTTTTGTGGCGATTCTTTATATGAGTTTATGTGAGCATTAAGGTTTAAATAAGGgatttgagctctatttatagagtttgtaaCCTTACCTCTCGTTATGGATAATGTTTAACTCACAGATAAGGTTACAAACTCGGCCTATGACTATTCGGTCCCATATTGGACTAGttaagaaactttatcttcaagaaatcttatctctaaGAAATCTTATCTCTTTACTTTAATAGatcaaataataattaatttaatccAAGGCATGATTGAAGCCTGGGTTCTTGAAACTGCAAGTGTAACATCTAATTTGTGGATATAATGGTACATCCCTTGTGTGATGTATCATTTGATCAGTGATTCAAATTTTCGGTGTTTTAGGCATATTTCCGCAAATTTGATGCTTAGAATAAGAGATTTAGTTTCCCTCAAAAATGGTCAAAGCTCTTTTGTGTTCAGACATTAACAAGAAAGCTATGTGCTATGGAagtaacccaaaaaaaaaaaaagaagaaggccagTAACTTTTACCAATCACAAATAGTAAGATCCCATGTTCTTGGGTCATAAGAAGGTAGTCTAATGAATCTTTTTAAATAAGCTCATTCTTATGCGTGAAAATTGACTCTAGATACTTCGTAATcattacacaaaaaaaatatagttcATCGGACCAAAGAAGTGGACAAAATTTAGTAAATGCAAAGGAGAATCTCCAAGGAATCGATATGACGTGTGAAAATTGACTAGGAGTGTTACTTGACAATTATACAATAAAATCAAAAGCTCTTTGAATCAAGGAGGAGATGGACAAAACCGAGTGCATCTAAAAGAGATTCTCCAAGAAATCTACAAGTACTGTATTAAGATGCATCAACTTATAGCTGTATTATTAGGGACTATGCCTCCCATTCCGATAACGAAAATGCCAACATTACAGTCCGTCGCTCTTTGCATGAGTAACGGACCATTGTTAACCACAAAAAGTGTTGTTTGGAACCTTATGACCAGCTTCTCCGTTTTCTGCAACGTTGCCTTTTAATTTTAGATGCAAACTAAGCAACAATGTCAAGAAATTATTGCCTTTTACATTACTATTTCtactttcttcctttttctaatGGCCTTCTACTCCTTCTCTTTCTATCTTTTGCTGGGTCCTCTTCTCCCTCTCGTAACAGAGCCTCTTATTCCGTTTGAGACATGGTGATTTTAGTTGGTCATCTGCACACCAACCAAAAGAAATCATTAAGACATTTTCCACTTAAATTCGATCAAAGTAGCTGGATAAACAAAATacgaaaaatcaaaagagaGACAATTTGGGTTGAACAAAAAGCCTACCGAGCATTCAATATGGGCTGCTCCAACCCAATTCATCTACGGCCCAATAAGCCAAAGCCCATTTATAGTCAACGAGCAACGTCAAAAAATACTCAGAGACACAGAATACAGAAAAAAGGTCAAAAGCAAAACGTTTGTCCACCATTTTTCTACTGCGACCCTGACTGCTCTTCACTCCCACCAAGTACCAACCAAGCACCAAGCTCCCGCGAGAGAGAGAATGTCGTGGCTTGCTTCAAGAGCGTTCCATGCGCCGCCGATCGACATGAGGGCACTGCGGGCCCGGTGCCCTTTGGCCATGGGCGTCAGTTGCGCCTCCGCGGTCGGCACGAGCTTGTGGCGATCGTCGTCGTCTTCGGGGCGACGGACCGCACCGTTTGCTTGCTTGGGCATTTCGACTGATGCTCGTGAGTCCCCTCTTTTCCTTGTTCCTCTCTGTCAATGTATCTCGCTGCCGGTTTGTCTTATCCCACCATACATCGCCTAGAGAGAAGTAATCCAAGTcaaatttttgacttttttgtgtTGATTCCGTCAGTGATTGATGCCATTGAGTCGAAACCTTCTTCTATTCTACCTTTTTTTATGTTAAGGATGCTAGAATTTGGGTGTTATGCTTCGTGACGTGCGTTTTGATCGATATGGAGTCAATTTGTTTCTGAATTTTATGCTTACAGCTTCCTCCGAAAGTCCATTACCTTCTAACTTGATCTGCTTTGCAAGCTTTTTGCGGTTGTTTTTGGCTAAAGGGATGGCATTGGCGTGGATTGTCCCTCTGTCGTTTGTGTATTTAGCTGCTCGTTTCATTAGTAGGCACTGGAGTGTGAATTGCGGAATCCGTTCTTGATGCAAATGCTTAAGGATATGGTTTCAGGAAATTCGCAAAATTGGAGTTGTCAGTTTACTTGGCAActcattagtcaaattgaaatgGGTGATTGAGACCCAAGTTTCTCTGACATGCTTTCAAACCTTTGAGATCTTAGAGTTACATGACAAATTGACACCTCAATTTTCACTGTGTAAGAATGCTTATAATCAATGGTCTTACAGTTGGACTTGCAAAGAGTTTGAATTTTGTATGTGTTGTTGAGCTTTTGCTTTTGGGACTTGATGTCAGATGTGAATTGGCAAAAGGCTAAGAAACTGCTTACAGATGCCACCTGATGATGGTCACAGTACTGGATGGCCTTTTAGTGTCTGCCATCTCAATAAAGCTTACTCATTTAATTTCGCAACTCCAGTACCAAAATCATCAAATCAAGGGGACAGACAAGAGAGACTTAGCTTTACTATATTTTACTGTTGTATCAGATATAGTGGGAGTCCCTAACCGgagcaattaatttttttttaggtttaaaGGAAGCTGTTCAAACAGACAAAGCTCCAGCTGCTTTAGGACCCTACTCACAGGCTATCAAAGCCAACAACCTTCTGTTTGTATCTGGTGTTCTTGGTCTCGTTCCAGAGGTAAGCAGTTCAAGTATTATTTTATGCATCATCAATTCCTTTAGTATGATCATGGCCATATAATGTCACACTAAACAGAGCTTTCTGCctaaaaattgcatgaaatatCCAAGTGTAACGTTGTATGTTGGATATACTGATGCAGACTGGACAATTTATCTCTGACAGTGTGGAAGACCAGACAGAACAGGTAAGATACATGACCTACCTGCATTGGGACTTCAATAACCATTCTATCTCCGAGAGAAAGATATGATGATTTATTAAGCAATTCATCCATTATGTAGAGGATGCTGTTTTTGGATGCTTGGTGTGCTTGGAAAGTATATTCCTGTTTGTTATTTCAATAGTGACAATAATGGGCACAGGGTTCGATCTATCTGGCTCCTATGAATTATTGCTGAGAAAATATTGGATGTGCCTGACATGCTACGTAGGCTATAAACCACTTCATTAATTGGTTGCCACATGTCCAAGTGGAACCCatcatttcaattttattctCTCCTCTGTTACCCAAGCTCTGCTCTGTtactatctctctctcctctcactcATGGAGTCAAAGTTGGACGGCTCACCTGTTCTTCGGCCTCAAGGAGCCCACCCCTTTCTATGAGGTGGAGGTGTTCGTGTTTTTTGAGGTTGGGTGTGAGTTTATGAAGGTTTCTGCAACTTGAAGCAGGttttgatttctcatttagtttcATGCATTTACCTTGAGATTTGTCTGCAGAAGAAATAGAGGGCtggaaaagaaatttaattaAGCTTTAATTTCGACTTTGATTCCTAATGAACTGTAAAAGCTCAAGGGGTTTTGCTTGTGAATTTTCTGTGTAAATTCGGTCATCTTTCTGTCCACATCTTTGTTTGGGGTGCTTGTTAATGGAGTGCAAGCATTGCCTGATTTATGGTATGGtgcagaaggaagaagaagtaacAGAGGGGTAAGAGAGGGTAATGGAgcgggaagagagagaaagagaggggcaaaggagggaagagaaaaatgtgaaaagtggGCCCAATTTGGACACATGGCAATCAAAGAGTGGAGTGGTCTATAGTCTACATGGCATGTCAGACCacgcaatattttctcattaTTGCTCTCTGCTGAGTAGAATTTACCATTGCTTAGATGCACTTGATTTGTTAGTTTGCTAACAAAGGTGGTATTCTGAAATTGCGTAGCTTCTCAAAAACATGGGGGAAATACTGAAAGCTGGGGGTGCCAGCTATTCTTCTGTGGTCAAGACAACGATTATGTAAGAAATCATAGTTTTTGCTGGACTgctgaatttattttttgtaaggTTGAAACAGACTTAAAGAAATTGGATTTGCCAATCCCTTTTTGCAGGCTGGCTGACTTGCAAGACTTCAAAAAAGTGAATGAGATCTATGCAAAATGTGAGTTCTGGACTAGTGTAGCCAATTGGGGACACAAATATATGTCTTTTGGTTCCTTGATGCGAGGCATATGAAATTATTAAGTCATATGGTCTAATGGCATTAGTTCAATACTTAAAGAAATGTAAAAAGTTAGAATATCTTCATTAGCTGAAGAACATAGTAAGAGATTTTTCAGAATGGTGTTTTGACCAAGCACACGATTATCTGAGCACACACATGTGGGTTGTCTCGTTTTCACCTTGGCATTCAACAGGAATACAGTAACACATTGTGGATTGCGATAGAACTTATGAACTGGGATAGCTCGATGCAAAATAGATTGATAATTGACCGGCGGATGCTTGGAACAAAAGGATTTATCTATCCTGTCTATCAAGTTAGATTCTTCAATACTCAATGTTAGACACCTTTAAAGTGACTGGATGTCTTTATCTTGCAGATTTTCCGGCACCTGCCCCAGCTCGCTCAACATATCAGGTTGCTGCTCTGCCGCTGAATGCAAGGATTGAGATCGAGTGTATTGCAGCACTTTAATGGGCTTCTGCACAATTGCATACAAACTTCTTGAATGAATCCCGTTTATGAGATTTAAGGGAAGTTTAACTGCATGAATATTTTGTAATTGTCACAACAATCTATATCGGTGATGCGGCACTGCGTTGGACTGTGGACTTAGATTCTCTGACATGCGGTGTTGACCTAGCGACATGAGATTAATCGCAGTGGCaactcttttaatttcctctttccCTATCTATTGAGAGAGTCTGAAAGCAGAATGAAGAGATGTTTATCAAGCGACCTATAAGATATTGTCACTTTGCTTATAGGTTCTTCTGTGGTCACTGCACATGATGCGTAACAAGTATCCTGGCTAGCAGCGCAACACAAAGAGTTTGTTTACTTATGATGGGTAACAGGGTTACAGCCAACTCAGTTATGCAACTTAGGCAAGAGCAATGTCAAACGTGGTTGGAGAGCTTGAGTGGGGACTCTGCTGAACTAGTATCCTACATTCATAAATTCAAAGGTTGGAGAAAGTTTTAGCGGACTCTCTCTTTCCTCCCctttccatgttttttttttgtaaagggtGAGAAATGATATCATATCCCCAGCCAAAAGAGAGACTCATAAATGATAGGGCaaccgattttttttaattaaattaagattATGAGACCAATTTCAGGAACATATGCGAGTATATGAAGCATTCTTTCTAGTAATAACACGTATCGGTTAGACCTTTCATGCAAAACACAATGTCATACTCTAGTATAACATATAACAAGGAGGACAGAGCACAACATGATAGATAGTACTACCACCTCTTCACAATCTTAAGTTACGTGAGAACAAGTTCATAATGTATTTCAAACAAATTGCTCTTTGAAGAATCGTGAATTCGGTTCTTCCAAGTACTAAAGGCAATTTTGACTTACAAGATTGTGATACTATCTTCACCACCATCCACGATGTTCATGCTTTATATGCGCGTAGTTGAACtctaaggtaaaaaaaaaaaataggagtcAATTTATTATTGATTAATTGAGGCCATCCCAATTTGAAAATACCGTCTAAAACCAActataattaaaatgttttacATCACGGGTTGCTTTTAGGTGGTTTTAAATCAAAGACGCCATTTCTAAGGCGAATAAATTGAAGGCAATTGCGAAAGAGTATATAATTGATTATGGTTATAAATCCGTGGTCTTCAAAAAGAGTACTCCCATATTAGTGCTCGCCACACGATTGAGAACAAAAACTATGATGTTAaattaaagggttaataccacgaaaaatcccaaaccgatacaatTCTAACAAATTTTCtccaactatttttttgatcacaaaaaatcacaaattggtacgcatgtgacaaatttacccgagtctattttctttttatcagaaaaattttcaaactggtatacctgtggcaaatttactctccgttaattttcgttaaattaaattaatacctcaaaaaatctcaaattgatacacttatgacaaacggaaggtaaaaatcttaaactcatATACtcgtcaaccgccacgtgtcatacaactcagcaatttaacggtacaatttaatgaaaactaacggaggataactttatcacaagtgtatcggtttggggtaaatttgtcacgtatatattaatttgggatttttcgtagtcaaaaaaataatttggggtaaatttatcacgagtgtACCCATtcgagatttttcgtgatactaACCCTAAATTGAATTCCAACTAActgagaaaaagtaaaagacacGTGCACACTATATCATGATATTCAAATCGGAAGGAAAATTTCCGAAAAGTTCATCCGAAGAATAATTATGGGTGTACTTCTTATACTAGTGAATGTAACTTATTTGTGACCACAAATTTAAAGAAGTTATGGTAGTAGGAATATGTTATACTAATCTTAGAATCAACTTTATAAATTAGTATTAATATCTTCATTATTCGTCCTGACAATTAAAATGCAGTACACTTAGCAAAAGTCCCAAAGCTCTTCTCGAGCGCCTAAGTAGGCCAATGGTGTTTGGAAGACGAAAGCCCAATTGTCCCTTAGGTATAGTTGGGCTCCGAGGTGTGAATCCTATGTGGCCCACTCTGTGTTTGGTTTGAGTCTGTTAGGGGAAATTCTTTTTcgtatattttctctttctgtatccttttttaatttcctttaatATGAATTACAACAAAATTCACATATCTTTACGCGCATAAAATACAATCCATTTTAccaacattttctctttttaatttccttGAAGATGAAATACAGTACGTTTCACATATTTTCGAGTGGTTAATATAATGTTTTCTTcgacccaaaaacaaaagactTAGACCGCATCTCGTGGTCTGAATTTCTAGTCGGGATTGAactggataggataggataggaAATTCAAGGATTTCGTCATATCCTATTTACTATTTGGTGAACTGCGGATATAAAGTCAAATAAGTACGGGCAAAGCGTAGTCGAAATCGATTCTGTTTTGATAAAACATTATaatgctttaaaaattattaagtaATAAGTTTTGATGAGTGAGTTATTGTTGAAAAGAGATTTGCGCCATCAAAATTCGAGCACGAGATCAATTGAGCAGACCCTAGTAGAACCAGTGGccttgatttggagtcgaatcctttgagaatgacaTGTTTGCCTTATTTGTTGCCCTgtcgagtgagtaaacaagtgttgaataataaaattatgcaacttcttttcacaagttgaagatacATTAGTGCAAGTCGTCCAAAGAGCTACCTTGAAAGTCAATAATCAATCTCAAGTTTTTCACAACATGTCTAAACGCCTTTTGAATGTTGGAAAAGTTCAAGCGATTAAAGAACGAGATGCATGATTTCATATCATGCAAAACTATTAATTAAAGAATGAGGTCGTGCATATATTCGATTTTGCTGCTAGGGACCACAGCCTGGCGTTGCCGAAGTGGCAGCCCAAAGTGGTGAAGAGGCAATGGTTGTGGAAAAAATATCTTTCTCCTCATGTCTGCTCTATTGAGAAAACCTATCCAGGTTTATCTCACCCACTCCCTTGTGATATTTTTGTCCGGGTTTTATCTCATTTATCCTATCCTAAATATCTACCAAATACAAGACAGGATAAAATAtgttctttttctgatttttgtcccgatgaccaaacgcaaccttCTTGGATGGAAAAGTATTCATGGAATGGGTAGGCCGTGCTCAAGGCAAGTTACCCAACCCCTAGAAGCTGTTTATCCAAACTAATCAACTGATTCATCTGGCAGACAATTATTACTCGCATTATATGATCAAGTCCTAATGCACCGGGTcttcttttggccaaaaatcccaATGAAATGTGAATGAAGTTGTCGGAATGCTGGTGAGCCCTCTGGAAACACCTTACAGAGAAATTATATGACCCTGCGTAAGATAAGGGGCTGTCCCAAAATTGCATTCACAGGCTTCGTGAATACCATTTCCAATCTAGCAAGATGGCCAATATATCTGTTGATGGACTGATTATTCCTTAACcctgataattttttaaaaccctAATTATTCCTTCACCCTGATAATTTTTATAGTTCCCTGGATATTTATAactgaagaaagaaaatcatcacCTGCCTAGTTCCTTCCACGAATATTAAGACCACCCTACAAAGTTGGCATACTTGAGTAATGTGAGGCTCTAGATGGGCATTTAAAAAAGTGGGTCACATTCGATGTTCGATATAGTTTGCTGCATCATTTGGTATATCAAATTTGTGAATTTGTCCTAATATGCCTAACATTTCTCTTCTTTCTAACATGATTTGCTTAGTACTTTTGATTACTAGAAAAGACCATGTAAGTGGTTCTTGTACGCCTGCTTGCACAAGCGGTATCATCTTGTAGTTGACCGACGAGTGCATGGCCTTTTGCTTCTTCAAGACTTCAGGGAAGGGGAAACTGGAAGAAGGATTCCCAAGTGCTGCGGGCATATTTTCCATCTGGAGTGCTTGGACGCATGGCTTGTCCGGCGCAGCTCTTGCCCCGAATGCTTCATGAATTAATATTGAGTGTGAGTTGCGAGAAGATTCGAGTTCGTCTGTTGACATATTGTAATATACGCGCATACTGCAACATCGAgaattttattttctgaaaatgctTGGTCTGACTATACATTAGGCACGATAAGAGAGTAAACTGATAACTCGACAAAAATATTACTCGCTGTTGAAATATAGAGtaatcaattgaatttgatgagcTAACTTTCCGATGCTTTGTATCGTATCGATTGAATTTGTACTTTTGCATCAACGGTCGTGAATACATAGACCGGCTTCATTGCTCGTATGTGATTTCAATAATCAAATAATGAGAGTCCAATAAGCATCCATTAATCTAATGACAGTCAACTTCAAGTGTGTCTCTACTTTGTGTCATaaggggaaaattttaaataagggcaagaaatgctttcattttttcaaataaggaaaggCTTGAAGTGCTCAAATCATTTCGAAAAAGGGCATCGCCTAGACATTTTCGCCTTTTACTTTTTcacatattttcctttttttgtatttttccctttcccttttccttttttttttttttttgtcttcttctcttttccctcCCCGCTCCGGCCATCGCCTGCCTCCCTTGCCCGATGCCTGGCCTGGCATTCCTCGCCGGCATCGGTCGAGGGTAGCCCTCGCCTTGGCAAGAGGCAGGCGGAGGGGCGTACCTCGGTGAATCGGTGGGTGCCGAGCAGTTTCATTGACCGCGACGGGTTGATGATGGTGCTGGAAGCGAAGACGAGACGAGGAGGAGTAGGGAGATTTGCTGATGCCTTGGGAAGGTGCACGGAAAGAATCCCAGGATTCTGCTAGATATGCGAATCTGGTCGCTtccttcttgttgttgttgttaggATGGGGAATTATTAATTTAAACCATCATCGTCAGCGAAATATACACAGAGGATCGATGAATTCTCCCCCGCCCATGGAGATCCCTCCCTACGCcaaccatcaccaccaccaccgtcgccgTGAACCACCGAGATACACCCCTCCACCTACCTCTCACCCAGGCAAGGGCTACCCTCGACCAATGCCAGCTAGCGAGAAACGCCAGGCCAAGAGTCAGGTGAGGGTCGCCTAATGCTAGCCCAGGTGAGGGTCGCCCTTGCTCGAGGCTGAGACTAGCAACGGCCgaaggggaggagaaaaagaagaagaaaaaataataataattgcaaaagtaaaaggatgaaaatgcatTTCAACTAAGCCCTTTTTTAAGGCGATTTgagcacttcaaacccttatttgaaacaaaatccatttcaaacccttatttaaaaaaatgaatacatTTAAggtccttatttagaatttttcctatCACAAGAATTGCTTCCAGAAATAGGAATAAGCTCATTGAGAAAGTGGGAAGTACTCACCGTTGAAAACTTTGGAAAACATTATGATTGAATCATGAAATTCATTCTTTTCTCCTTGGTACAACTCAATTGCACTAACATTTCAAGATCATTTTAGTTGTCGCTTTGATTGTGCCATGATGACAAAACATATAAACTGATCTGCAAGGCTAAGTCCAAGACGAGCTCCCTCCGAGAAAAGCAATACATGTTTCATCCACAACTTGTCACCGGTATTCCTGAAAATTGACATGCCCTGTCGCTTGCGCGTGCTCCGCGGCCTCCTGGTACAAGAAGACAAGTAAGACCCCAAGAAAAGATTAAGCAAACACAAAATCGTGCTCTGTCACGAAGAAATGACCTTCTGGCCGACGACTCCAATTTGGCATAC from Rhodamnia argentea isolate NSW1041297 chromosome 2, ASM2092103v1, whole genome shotgun sequence encodes the following:
- the LOC115749998 gene encoding reactive Intermediate Deaminase A, chloroplastic, coding for MSWLASRAFHAPPIDMRALRARCPLAMGVSCASAVGTSLWRSSSSSGRRTAPFACLGISTDARLKEAVQTDKAPAALGPYSQAIKANNLLFVSGVLGLVPETGQFISDSVEDQTEQLLKNMGEILKAGGASYSSVVKTTIMLADLQDFKKVNEIYAKYFPAPAPARSTYQVAALPLNARIEIECIAAL